The Oikeobacillus pervagus genome includes a window with the following:
- the hisJ gene encoding histidinol-phosphatase HisJ: MKVDGHIHTPFCPHGSKDSFEQYIENAISLGYERISFTEHAPLPAGFHDSTPTEDSGMELDLLKPYIQKVLELKEEYKNKIEISVGLEVDYIEGFEEETKQFLNEYGPFLDDSILSVHFLKKDSEWYCLDYSPDLFNEMISTFGSVEAIYEAYYQTVLKSIRVDLGEYRPKRIGHITLVRKFQKKYPVHTEYTSVMDEILNEIKKRGFSLDYNGAGVMKPFCGEPYPSNDIAEKAKKMGIPLVYGSDAHQAKDLHQGRSLLII; encoded by the coding sequence ATGAAAGTAGATGGCCATATCCATACCCCTTTTTGTCCTCATGGCTCGAAAGATTCATTTGAACAATATATTGAAAATGCGATTTCACTAGGTTATGAAAGAATAAGTTTTACTGAACACGCTCCATTGCCTGCCGGTTTTCATGATAGCACCCCAACAGAAGATAGTGGAATGGAACTCGATTTACTAAAACCTTATATTCAAAAAGTTCTAGAATTGAAAGAGGAGTATAAGAATAAGATCGAAATTTCAGTCGGATTAGAAGTAGATTATATCGAGGGATTTGAGGAAGAAACGAAACAATTTTTAAATGAGTATGGGCCTTTCTTAGATGATTCCATTCTATCTGTCCATTTTTTAAAAAAAGATTCTGAATGGTACTGTCTCGATTACAGTCCTGATTTATTCAATGAAATGATTTCGACATTTGGATCAGTAGAAGCCATCTATGAGGCCTATTATCAAACCGTATTAAAATCTATTCGTGTTGACTTAGGGGAATACAGACCAAAACGGATTGGTCACATCACCCTTGTGCGTAAATTTCAAAAAAAATACCCCGTTCACACGGAATACACTTCAGTCATGGATGAAATTTTAAATGAAATCAAAAAGAGAGGATTTTCTCTAGACTATAATGGAGCTGGCGTTATGAAGCCATTTTGTGGGGAGCCATATCCTTCAAATGATATTGCAGAGAAGGCAAAAAAGATGGGCATTCCGTTAGTTTACGGTTCGGATGCCCATCAAGCAAAGGATCTTCATCAAGGCAGATCGTTATTAATCATATAA
- the refZ gene encoding forespore capture DNA-binding protein RefZ produces MSRNKTRSDIIEAAVELFNTKGYAGTSVRDISKKANVNVANISYYFKGKQGLLEECLTSFFEMYLTNLEKEVFLLETTSPHECLKRAIRNILTFQRENHLLTRFVWREVTIDSQIVREIISSYLVKERYFFKSIIEKGVQEGAFVNLPISLVIIQLKSMLSMPFLNSQYLREVWQVFPHEKYFIDKYMVLIERWIDETLSTPTTAINMDKKGVI; encoded by the coding sequence ATGAGCAGAAATAAAACAAGATCAGATATTATTGAAGCAGCCGTTGAGCTCTTTAATACGAAAGGTTATGCGGGTACATCTGTTCGAGATATTTCTAAAAAGGCCAATGTAAATGTCGCTAATATATCGTATTATTTTAAAGGAAAACAAGGTTTGTTAGAGGAATGTTTGACTAGTTTTTTTGAAATGTATTTAACGAATTTAGAAAAAGAAGTCTTTTTATTAGAAACAACTTCTCCGCATGAATGCCTTAAAAGAGCTATTCGGAATATTCTTACCTTCCAACGTGAAAATCATTTATTAACCCGTTTTGTTTGGAGGGAGGTTACGATTGATTCGCAAATCGTCCGTGAGATCATTTCCTCCTACTTAGTAAAAGAAAGGTACTTTTTTAAATCGATTATTGAAAAAGGGGTACAGGAGGGAGCGTTTGTCAATTTACCAATCAGTTTAGTGATTATTCAATTAAAGTCTATGCTCTCGATGCCCTTTTTGAATAGTCAATATTTACGAGAGGTTTGGCAAGTATTCCCTCATGAGAAGTACTTTATTGATAAGTATATGGTGCTGATAGAGAGGTGGATTGATGAAACATTATCCACCCCTACAACAGCAATTAATATGGATAAAAAAGGTGTTATATGA
- a CDS encoding GAF domain-containing protein, translating into MFIVEEYKGSKEEKYDLVTKQLLALIKDEYNTIANLSNASALLNYFLDRVNWVGFYLLEGDELVLGPFQGLPACIRIPLGRGVCGTAAKEGKTLRVADVNEFSGHIACDSASQSEIVIPILIDGQLFGVLDIDSPEKNRFDEIDERLLQKFVETLTPFLGKNKD; encoded by the coding sequence ATGTTTATTGTTGAAGAATATAAGGGATCCAAAGAGGAAAAATACGATCTTGTAACGAAACAATTATTGGCTCTAATTAAGGATGAGTATAATACGATCGCTAATTTAAGTAATGCCAGTGCTTTATTAAACTATTTTTTAGATCGGGTCAACTGGGTTGGGTTTTATTTACTAGAAGGGGATGAACTTGTACTCGGGCCATTCCAAGGATTGCCAGCTTGTATCCGAATTCCTTTAGGTCGTGGTGTTTGTGGGACTGCCGCAAAAGAGGGAAAAACATTACGAGTTGCCGATGTGAATGAATTTTCAGGTCATATTGCTTGCGATTCAGCCTCGCAATCAGAAATCGTCATCCCCATCCTAATAGATGGTCAACTCTTTGGTGTCCTGGACATTGATAGTCCTGAAAAAAATAGATTTGATGAAATAGATGAAAGATTGTTGCAGAAATTCGTCGAAACTCTCACACCATTTTTAGGAAAAAATAAAGACTAA